In the Primulina tabacum isolate GXHZ01 chromosome 7, ASM2559414v2, whole genome shotgun sequence genome, TAGAAGCGGCAGCTCAGACCTGAGCTCCTTTCCGGCTCCGATTGTTTGAAAATCACTACTATCTTCTAATATCAAACAAGTTAAATCAACAAGAAAATGTGTGATAAATCTTAAGTTCTCTCCTGTTATGAAAAGGTATTGTTCGTTTCTATGCTATAATCTATGGCATACATCAGGCCATTGTTTCTTGCATTGATGGTGGACCTGGTAGTCTATTTTACTTGTGTGGTCAACTAATGTATATCCCTTTCTTCTATCGTTTGTCTTGTTCTTTCGATCCTGTGATTTTGATTACAGAGCTTAAGCTGTGTCCCATCAAACTACATGGAAAACCAATCTGATATTAATGAAAGAATGAGAGGCATTCTTATTGACTGGCTGATTGAGGTAATAAACTGAATTCTTATATGCTCCAAGTTTTGtgtccttgttcaaaaataagaagaaaacaCTAGTATTATCAACATTTTACCTTTTACAAATAGGTGCATTACAAGTTTGAACTGATGGAGGAGACGCTGTACCTAACTGTCAATCTCATCGATAGATTTTTAGCATTACAGTCGGTTGTGAGAAAGAAGCTGCAGCTTGTTGGAGTGACTGCCATGCTCCTTGCTTGCAAATACGAAGAAGTTTCTGTTCCTGTTGTGGAGGATCTTATACTGATATCTGACAGAGCTTACTGCAGAAAAGAAGTTCTCGATATGGTATAATACTACCTCTACAAAAACAGAACCAGGATTTTGGTTTAAAAGAGCGATGAATCTTTTCATTTGAAGTTGCTCATGAAAAGTAGTTTGCATTTTAATTGGCTACAGGAGAAACTGATGGTCAATACCTTAAAATTTAATCTCTCTGTGCCAACACCGTATGTTTTCATGAGACGCTTTTTAAAAGCTGCTAAATCCGACAAAACGGTTGGTTGATTCTAACTTAAGTTTGGAATTTCGAAGTCCACAACTCAAATAATTTCATGGTCAGCGACTTCTAACGTTTCTTTTTTCGAACTTGAACTAGTTGGAGTTACTATCCTTCTTCACAATCGAACTCTGCCTCGTTGAGAGTGAGATGCTGAAGTTCCCACCATCTTTATTAGCTGCTGCTGCTATCTACACTGCTCAATGTGCTCTCAACGGTTTTAGTCAATGGAGCAAGACACTCGAAAAACATACAAGCTACCCGGAAAACCAGCTTCTGTAAGTACAAACTGCAACACGCTACATTTTTTCCGAGTAAAGTTCTATCTCTAACACTCATTTGGTTGGTGGATGTGTTTTGTAGGGAATGTGCAAACCTTATGGCGACTTTTCATAAGAATGCCGGAACTGGTAAACTTACTGGTGTACACAAGAAGTACAGCACTTCGAAATATGGCTACGCTGCAAAGAGTAAACCTGCTGTTTTTCTTATAGATGCAGCAGAGCCTTAGTAAGCTTCGGAATGCAGTAAGGGCTGCAACATAAGTTGCATCTGGTTTGGTTCAAGAGAGTTCTGTTTGATTTCTCTTCATTTGTATCCCATATAAATTCTCTCCTGTTTTTGAAGAATATCAATGCTCTTTCTGATACTCTTTTAAACTTTCATTCCTCAATTTTTTGATGTGTTCTAAATTGTTTCTGATTAacctaattatttatttataaagttAATACCAGCAGAAACGAACCGAGTCGAAAGTCTCGCTGAGGCGCTATGTTTGCGACTCGATCTTGTGATCTTATTCAAGTTCTAATAAAAATATCAGTAATACCATACACTAAAAAGCATGTCTATTAAAATTCTAGAAGGAAGATGAAAAGTATTTAGTGTCACTCCAAACCATCAATGAAAGAAACTGTTGGCTTTATTGAAATATAAGAAACACATTGAAAGCTTTCTCACTGATGTTTTAGAAAAGAAAGTCGTACATATATAGTTTCCAACCAGCTATATATTTAcacaaatcaaccaaaaatAACACCAAGTATTCAACCAAAAAATGATCATTCATCGTCCAAAGTTCTTGCATCCGGTACTTCTCGACTCTGCTTCACTTCATCCTTTGCAGAACTAATATTACTGTGCAATGTCTCGCCTATATCTGCTGccttaacaaaacttgttgagGTATCATTTTCACTTGAGCACTCTTCGACTCTACAGTAAGCCTTCATAAAGAAGTTAATTTATCAATACAAATGTCGATATGTCTATGTTAGATACGAACCTACAGGGTCTCAGTCCACACTACTAAATATTGACTCTAATTGAGGCTCTAAAGTCTAAACTGTTGGAGAAATAAAGCAATTTTTTTATGAACTGATAAaacttgacacaaaactgaatatggataATTATTTTGCCTTCACACTGAATAATAGCAAAACTAATATCTACCACATGGAGGGCATTCTAGGCGGCGTAGTTTAAATATCAAAGAGACCAAGTGGTGGAGTAAATGCAATGCAACAATACCCGAACAAGTTGGTCATTCAAgtacaacttaaaataataagTTCTCCAAGACTCATAAACTAACTTAAATCTGATCATTAAAATTCTTAGCGAAAAGTAGGTCCAAGAGGCAGTAATATGAAGCATACATACCACACATGTACGAGGAGGAGAAAGCACTTTGAAGGAATTGGGACGGTTATTAAAATTTGTTTCAGGAACACCAGGTATGCCTTCAGGCATGGTGAAGTGGTCTACATCGTGGCCTATCTGTCATAATAAAATATGCTGACGTCAAGACAATGGAAAGAAATTATAGCATGTTATGTGAAGCATGTGCTGCATAAAGTGTTGAGTGTGTTCCATCAAATGTTCCCTCAGTTGATGAGCTCTGTCATAGCACCGGAAATTACAACCTAATAAACATAACCTACTCCAGGAAAAACCAGATTTTGCACCTTTTGTGTAAACAACCAGTTCCTTACCCTTCCAGATCCACCGAACTCCCAAGCATCACTGTCCAAGGCTACTCTATATTTTCCTGGAAAGTCACAACCAACTTTGTACCTGCACATCAATGGAATTGGAAGTTTCATGAAAAAACTAGAATCAACttaaaattttgtgatcaaCATTCACTTTCAAATTGTGTAAAAGATCATAATAAATAAGGAAGATCAATAGCTTCTAAAAAGTCTACATATACCCCTCGTAAGTATTTTCTGGGTGGAAGTTGAACACAAAGACCAGCTCTCCCCGTTCAAAAACAATGACCTGTAATAAATGATCAAGTGAAATCAATAGAATCCTATAAAGCTTTGAAAGGTGCTGGCCATTCTTTTTACCTTTTTATCCTCATTTACATCGCTCAAGATCTGTTTTCCCGATGAAAGGAACGTAAATTTTTCATCTAGCAAATTCATGGCTCTATCGAAAGCATTCATAAACTGCATTTCACATCACAAGCGCAAAAAATGTTAGGAATAGATAAACACATTTGTGTCACAGTTAGGATGGAACAAATCTTTTGTTTTGGTGCAGGGATCAATAATGTCAACTATATCAAGCTCTGGGTTAGACTAAACTTAATACATAGAGAACAGATAAAATGTTGTATATGTAGTAAACTTTTGAAGTGTGGATGATAGACAATAGTTATAAGATACAGATGTTCCCAGAAATCAAACTATAGTAACCACATATCCCTGGCAAACATATTTAAAACATGAACCTTGAATCTAAGATGATCTGTATCGACGAGGTCCCATTGACGTCTGCACTTATCATAACTCCAACCATTGCCTTCTCTTGGAAAATCAATCCAGTCTGGGTGGCCAAACTACAAGTGATTAATCATTTAGTTTTGTTATAAAATTGGAAAAGGTGCCTGCAAAGTTGTCGaactaaaaaatatatttggatGTCAATGACCTGCTTCTTTTAAAATTAGCTTCAAGTCATTTTAATGTTTTGAGGTCAGCAAAGACGTGACAGATGTGGTTTTTCTGTATCTTAATGAGCTACTTCTTTAATAGTTACCTTTAAGCCATTTTACCAATGACATGTAGCTAAAGTCCATCAAACATTAAGAAAATCTAGCAAAGATGCGACCTACTGCTACTAACAGCTATCTTATCTGCATGCAACCAAGCAATTCCAGGCAGCAGAAGCTACAAACTTACCTCATTGCCCATGAAATTAAGGTAGCCCTCTCCTCCTAATGCCATTGTTATAAAATGAATCATCTGCAAATAAAAAACAGTCAACGATGTTGATCAACATCACTACATCAGCCGCAAAGGCCTGGCACAAACTGTCAGATGCAATGAGTGGATTCAAATGGGAAGAAAGACCTTGTGAAGTGCAATGCCTCGCTCAATTACTGGAGAGGCCTCCGCCAAACAGGACATACCAGAATACATTTCTTTGTCCATCAGGAAAAATGCAATAGTTTTATCTCCCACAATAGCCTAATAATCATGGCACAAAAGCAAAAAACAAAAAGGTAATCACTGGATCTCTTGAGACAGATGAAAATTGCGGACGATACAGTTCAGTAATCCCACCCCAATTTAGAAAGGCCAAAACTTGTGCACTCCACAACTTACAGCAGACATATTAAATGaagttaaaaaaataatcaataaacatgtaaaaacaagAGAACAAATCAACCTACAAGTGATAAGATCCATTAAATGGATATGAAAATATGCTCAACCTTATATCATAGTTCATAAAATGGATCACAAGTCAAAAGTCCACAGGCCCAACCCCAGAAAAGTAAGTTGTATAAACCTGATCATGGCTCTCAGCATACGCTATGCACTTCTCAGTGTATCTTCTATTCGTTAAACTCCATCTTATTTCAGCCATTGACCATTCTTCATCCTTCTTATTCTTCAAGTACTCAATCCATTTATCAGGAATGGCCATTGCTAGGCGGTAATCAAAACCAATACCTCCCTCAGAAACTGGCCGACCAAGTCCAGGCATCCCAGAAACATCTTCAGCAATCACAGTTGCATTGGGTAAGACACCGTGTATCAGATCATTGGCCAACATCAAATATACTACAGCATCAACATCTGTGGTCTCACTAAAGTACTCATTATAGTTCCCAGTGAATGCCATGTTTATTCCATGATGATGATACAACATTGAGGTTACTCCATCAAACCGAAAACCATCAAACTTGAACTCATCAAGCCACCACCTCAAATTGGACAAAAGGAAACGAAGAACTTCCCAATTTGCATAGTTGAATAGTCTACTGTCCCACAATTTATGGTATCCTCGATCTCCAGTGTGAAAGTAGGAATCTTGAGAGCTTTGACCAACATCGAAACCATTAAGGCCATCCGTGACATTGTTACTTGCATGGCTGTGAACAACATCCATCAGCACCTGTAGACCTAAGCTGTGTGCTTTATCAATCAAATACTTCAGGTCCTCTGGGGTCCCAGATCTACTGCTCGCAGCAAAAAAGTTTGTTACATGATATCCAAATGATGCATAATAGGAATGTTCCATTACAGCCATCAACTGCACCGTATTATAATTGTTTGCTTGAATGCGAGGTAAAACAAAATCTGCAAACTCCCGATATGTGTTTACACGTGGTTCTGAACTACTCATTCCAACGTGTGCTTCGTATATTCGTGATGCCTTGGGTTTAGGTGGACGAGAGTGATTAAACTCATATCTGCAAGGATATCCATGATTTTTATCGATGTTAAACCATGTTAAATGCCACCCTTCTTCTATGCTGAATGTTTCCAACTTATGCATAACTTTTCTTACGGAAAAACATTAGTGTATGAAAGGACATACAAGAGCTCATAAAAAATATCGACTGTTGTACACTTCCATTTTCTAAcctttatattatattaaaaaaaagttgGAATACCTTTCTGAAGGTGGTGGGTTCCAGTACACCCCATCATAAGGTGCAGCGAATCTTGTAGGGTCCTGAGTGGCATATTTTATCCAAGCAGGGATGCGCTCAACCCAGACTCCATTCCCATGCTTAAATCTGAACTTGACTCTTGAATTATGTGGAATGGCTGGATTCCCACCAACATCAGGAATTCTGATAGTCCATACACCATATGGATTCTTTTCCATTTTGTGTCCAGAACCATTCCACCCATTAAAGTCACCTATAACTTCTGCTTCCCTGAGTTATAAACGAGTTAATTGTGAGGCAAACAACAGATGTGAAGAATAAATCAAACAAATCAAGAAATAGCATTCCTGAGgtaaaattgaaagaaaaacaaagtaaTACGAAATTAAACAGAAACTTTTACATCCAAGAGCTGAAGAGACTCACTGTGCAGCAGGTGCCCATTCACAGTACACAATGCAACCTTCTTCCCAGTTGaatccaaattttaaataaccTGAATTCAAGTATTGAAATTAACGTTATCCTCAGCCGAAGGATCTGGTATATGAGATTTtttgtttgataaaaaaatatgatgGCGTGAAATTAATGGAGACAAGAAACTCATAAAGCAGTTTTGAACTTTACATTCAAATATTCCCACACAAAGGCTAAAACAGCTTTCTCTTATTCCATATTTACCTACTGAAAATTCATCAAGGCTTCCCTCATGTTTCTCAATTAGCCTTTTCTGATCAACATATCTTTTCATTCTATACCGAAAATGATCTTTATAAAGTTCCAAGCCTGTATCCAAACTAAAGAGGCCAAAGTTTTTAGCAGCGTCCCCCATATTTGCCGTTTCATAACTGTCACTGGTCAAAACTGCCGAGACAGATGCACTGGACACCtggtaaaaataattcaaaactaCTTTATTGTTAATATATAGACATATAGATCTACAACTACTGAAGATGAAAATGGATGAGCTATCTCAAATCGAAATATTATACCGATCGTACAATCATAACCTAAGTGTATCTTTTTTATTAAATCCATGTTCTAAAAGATGCTCAACACCAGGCTCCACTCTTGTTGCTGAAAACCGAAAATTAACGAATAAAAAAAGAGCAAAAGACAATATGACTTAAGGGAATTAGTTATTGTGGAAATCATTGGGGAAACGTACACACTTCATCAGATTAATGAACGTACATCACCATAAATTTTTGTGGGAAAGCCAGTATCAATAATGGTTTTGTTACATTAAATTCCAGCACTAGAAAATAAGAATATACACCATAACATACTTTTCCACGAGCAATAATACTTTTTGGGGTTAAGATTCTGCAGTTTGCTACATAGTTTTGAGGTCTAAGGTTGTCTCCTTTTGGTTGTTGTGACGAGCTTGGGCTGCCAATAACTGACGCCTGTCAAAGGTATTGTACAAGAAGTTCACCGTAATATTCATaactaatgaaataaaataataattgaagGCTTCTCCAGTAAAACAGAAGAACAAACTCATGTTCTT is a window encoding:
- the LOC142551405 gene encoding cyclin-B2-3-like, with the protein product MGGSDENFPGIIRPSNIQGVGPNRRALSAINKNIIRDPTYPCTVHKRGVLTEKNVAENKNPVIPLHRPVTRMFAAQLAGKYDHPSAEEIRPTIQPVVSINQSKDYTIIDEVDQTPVDDDDVPMYVQHTEAMLEEIYEMDAEIEMEDIDEEETMVDIDSCDKKNPLAVAEYIDDIYAYYKKTESLSCVPSNYMENQSDINERMRGILIDWLIEVHYKFELMEETLYLTVNLIDRFLALQSVVRKKLQLVGVTAMLLACKYEEVSVPVVEDLILISDRAYCRKEVLDMEKLMVNTLKFNLSVPTPYVFMRRFLKAAKSDKTLELLSFFTIELCLVESEMLKFPPSLLAAAAIYTAQCALNGFSQWSKTLEKHTSYPENQLLECANLMATFHKNAGTGKLTGVHKKYSTSKYGYAAKSKPAVFLIDAAEP
- the LOC142551403 gene encoding 1,4-alpha-glucan-branching enzyme-like isoform X3 yields the protein MYSSCNLLSAPAPWFSSDGSSAASVIGSPSSSQQPKGDNLRPQNYVANCRILTPKSIIARGKVSSASVSAVLTSDSYETANMGDAAKNFGLFSLDTGLELYKDHFRYRMKRYVDQKRLIEKHEGSLDEFSVGYLKFGFNWEEGCIVYCEWAPAAQEAEVIGDFNGWNGSGHKMEKNPYGVWTIRIPDVGGNPAIPHNSRVKFRFKHGNGVWVERIPAWIKYATQDPTRFAAPYDGVYWNPPPSERYEFNHSRPPKPKASRIYEAHVGMSSSEPRVNTYREFADFVLPRIQANNYNTVQLMAVMEHSYYASFGYHVTNFFAASSRSGTPEDLKYLIDKAHSLGLQVLMDVVHSHASNNVTDGLNGFDVGQSSQDSYFHTGDRGYHKLWDSRLFNYANWEVLRFLLSNLRWWLDEFKFDGFRFDGVTSMLYHHHGINMAFTGNYNEYFSETTDVDAVVYLMLANDLIHGVLPNATVIAEDVSGMPGLGRPVSEGGIGFDYRLAMAIPDKWIEYLKNKKDEEWSMAEIRWSLTNRRYTEKCIAYAESHDQAIVGDKTIAFFLMDKEMYSGMSCLAEASPVIERGIALHKMIHFITMALGGEGYLNFMGNEFGHPDWIDFPREGNGWSYDKCRRQWDLVDTDHLRFKFMNAFDRAMNLLDEKFTFLSSGKQILSDVNEDKKVIVFERGELVFVFNFHPENTYEGYKVGCDFPGKYRVALDSDAWEFGGSGRIGHDVDHFTMPEGIPGVPETNFNNRPNSFKVLSPPRTCVAYCRVEECSSENDTSTSFDEVKQSREVPDARTLDDE
- the LOC142551403 gene encoding 1,4-alpha-glucan-branching enzyme-like isoform X1, encoding MYSSCNLLSAPAPWFSSDGSSAASVIGSPSSSQQPKGDNLRPQNYVANCRILTPKSIIARGKVSSASVSAVLTSDSYETANMGDAAKNFGLFSLDTGLELYKDHFRYRMKRYVDQKRLIEKHEGSLDEFSVGYLKFGFNWEEGCIVYCEWAPAAQEAEVIGDFNGWNGSGHKMEKNPYGVWTIRIPDVGGNPAIPHNSRVKFRFKHGNGVWVERIPAWIKYATQDPTRFAAPYDGVYWNPPPSERYEFNHSRPPKPKASRIYEAHVGMSSSEPRVNTYREFADFVLPRIQANNYNTVQLMAVMEHSYYASFGYHVTNFFAASSRSGTPEDLKYLIDKAHSLGLQVLMDVVHSHASNNVTDGLNGFDVGQSSQDSYFHTGDRGYHKLWDSRLFNYANWEVLRFLLSNLRWWLDEFKFDGFRFDGVTSMLYHHHGINMAFTGNYNEYFSETTDVDAVVYLMLANDLIHGVLPNATVIAEDVSGMPGLGRPVSEGGIGFDYRLAMAIPDKWIEYLKNKKDEEWSMAEIRWSLTNRRYTEKCIAYAESHDQAIVGDKTIAFFLMDKEMYSGMSCLAEASPVIERGIALHKMIHFITMALGGEGYLNFMGNEFGHPDWIDFPREGNGWSYDKCRRQWDLVDTDHLRFKFMNAFDRAMNLLDEKFTFLSSGKQILSDVNEDKKVIVFERGELVFVFNFHPENTYEGYKVGCDFPGKYRVALDSDAWEFGGSGRIGHDVDHFTMPEGIPGVPETNFNNRPNSFKVLSPPRTCVAYCRVEECSSENDTSTSFVKAADIGETLHSNISSAKDEVKQSREVPDARTLDDE
- the LOC142551403 gene encoding 1,4-alpha-glucan-branching enzyme-like isoform X4; translated protein: MYSSCNLLSAPAPWFSSDGSSAVSSASVSAVLTSDSYETANMGDAAKNFGLFSLDTGLELYKDHFRYRMKRYVDQKRLIEKHEGSLDEFSVGYLKFGFNWEEGCIVYCEWAPAAQEAEVIGDFNGWNGSGHKMEKNPYGVWTIRIPDVGGNPAIPHNSRVKFRFKHGNGVWVERIPAWIKYATQDPTRFAAPYDGVYWNPPPSERYEFNHSRPPKPKASRIYEAHVGMSSSEPRVNTYREFADFVLPRIQANNYNTVQLMAVMEHSYYASFGYHVTNFFAASSRSGTPEDLKYLIDKAHSLGLQVLMDVVHSHASNNVTDGLNGFDVGQSSQDSYFHTGDRGYHKLWDSRLFNYANWEVLRFLLSNLRWWLDEFKFDGFRFDGVTSMLYHHHGINMAFTGNYNEYFSETTDVDAVVYLMLANDLIHGVLPNATVIAEDVSGMPGLGRPVSEGGIGFDYRLAMAIPDKWIEYLKNKKDEEWSMAEIRWSLTNRRYTEKCIAYAESHDQAIVGDKTIAFFLMDKEMYSGMSCLAEASPVIERGIALHKMIHFITMALGGEGYLNFMGNEFGHPDWIDFPREGNGWSYDKCRRQWDLVDTDHLRFKFMNAFDRAMNLLDEKFTFLSSGKQILSDVNEDKKVIVFERGELVFVFNFHPENTYEGYKVGCDFPGKYRVALDSDAWEFGGSGRIGHDVDHFTMPEGIPGVPETNFNNRPNSFKVLSPPRTCVAYCRVEECSSENDTSTSFVKAADIGETLHSNISSAKDEVKQSREVPDARTLDDE
- the LOC142551403 gene encoding 1,4-alpha-glucan-branching enzyme-like isoform X2, whose amino-acid sequence is MENFVEASVIGSPSSSQQPKGDNLRPQNYVANCRILTPKSIIARGKVSSASVSAVLTSDSYETANMGDAAKNFGLFSLDTGLELYKDHFRYRMKRYVDQKRLIEKHEGSLDEFSVGYLKFGFNWEEGCIVYCEWAPAAQEAEVIGDFNGWNGSGHKMEKNPYGVWTIRIPDVGGNPAIPHNSRVKFRFKHGNGVWVERIPAWIKYATQDPTRFAAPYDGVYWNPPPSERYEFNHSRPPKPKASRIYEAHVGMSSSEPRVNTYREFADFVLPRIQANNYNTVQLMAVMEHSYYASFGYHVTNFFAASSRSGTPEDLKYLIDKAHSLGLQVLMDVVHSHASNNVTDGLNGFDVGQSSQDSYFHTGDRGYHKLWDSRLFNYANWEVLRFLLSNLRWWLDEFKFDGFRFDGVTSMLYHHHGINMAFTGNYNEYFSETTDVDAVVYLMLANDLIHGVLPNATVIAEDVSGMPGLGRPVSEGGIGFDYRLAMAIPDKWIEYLKNKKDEEWSMAEIRWSLTNRRYTEKCIAYAESHDQAIVGDKTIAFFLMDKEMYSGMSCLAEASPVIERGIALHKMIHFITMALGGEGYLNFMGNEFGHPDWIDFPREGNGWSYDKCRRQWDLVDTDHLRFKFMNAFDRAMNLLDEKFTFLSSGKQILSDVNEDKKVIVFERGELVFVFNFHPENTYEGYKVGCDFPGKYRVALDSDAWEFGGSGRIGHDVDHFTMPEGIPGVPETNFNNRPNSFKVLSPPRTCVAYCRVEECSSENDTSTSFVKAADIGETLHSNISSAKDEVKQSREVPDARTLDDE